From Apium graveolens cultivar Ventura chromosome 9, ASM990537v1, whole genome shotgun sequence, the proteins below share one genomic window:
- the LOC141685778 gene encoding uncharacterized protein LOC141685778, which produces MIKEGELNQFVRDLRDRLGPKDNQEETEAEEPERRDRIRGKVKTISGGNVLDHDRKTAKKNYVKKVYNLYQFNPTKPRMPMTFSIEDYEDVIHPHEEPLIINPLTGKNKIRKVLVDTGSSANILIHKIYCKMNLDGEQLEPYDEAPVYAFSGHPIQFEGKITLPVLLGKLPCTVEKRVKFYVVRIESPYSAIMGRPFLSNFEAVESIPHLKLKFPTEKGVEEMRDNQKTAKIIMLEDLEKGSVVRRTEQNREKEKG; this is translated from the coding sequence ATGATCAAAGAAGGTGAACTGAATCAGTTCGTCCGAGATTTGAGGGACAGACTGGGGCCGAAGGACAATCAGGAAGAAACTGAAGCTGAAGAGCCTGAAAGAAGAGATAGGATCAGGGGCAAAGTAAAGACAATTTCGGGGGGCAATGTATTGGATCACGACAGAAAGACAGCAAAGAAAAATTATGTCAAGAAAGTGTACAATTTGTACCAATTCAACCCGACGAAGCCTCGCATGCCAATGACATTCAGTATTGAAGATTACGAAGATGTCATTCATCCGCACGAAGAACCTCTCATTATCAATCCTCTCACCGGGAAAAACAAAATCAGGAAAGTGCTGGTTGACACTGGTAGTTCAGCCAACATCTTGATCCACAAGATATACTGTAAGATGAATCTAGATGGAGAGCAACTAGAACCTTATGATGAAGCTCCAGTTTATGCCTTCAGTGGGCACCCAATCCAGTTCGAAGGTAAAATCACTCTCCCAGTTCTTCTTGGTAAACTTCCATGTACTGTTGAGAAGCGAGTGAAGTTCTATGTGGTTCGGATTGAAAGTCCATATAGTGCCATTATGGGGAGACCTTTCCTGTCTAACTTCGAAGCTGTGGAATCCATTCCCCACCTCAAACTGAAATTCCCAACGGAGAAGGGAGTAGAGGAAATGCGCGACAACCAGAAAACTGCCAAAATAATCATGTTGGAAGACTTGGAAAAAGGATCAGTTGTACGAAGGACCGAACAAAACCGGGAAAAGGAAAAGGGCTGA